The following are from one region of the Cetobacterium somerae genome:
- the zupT gene encoding zinc transporter ZupT, with protein MNNILFAFLLTLGAGLCTGIGSFIAFFSKRTNVKFLSVTLGFSAGVMIYVSFVEIFPTAQESLISFAGEKNGTIFTVLAFFGGMLLIALIDKLIPSYENPHEVKNIEDINDKTLEKNRSLHRMGIFSALAIAIHNFPEGLATFMSAIDNPTLGVSIAIAIALHNIPEGIAISVPIYFSTGNKKKALIYSFLSGISEPLGAVVGYLILLPFMNDLIFGIIFAGVAGIMVFISLDELLPAAENYGEHHLAIYGLISGMIVMATSLLIF; from the coding sequence TTGAATAATATCTTATTTGCATTTCTTTTGACATTAGGCGCTGGGTTGTGCACTGGAATTGGAAGTTTTATTGCATTTTTTTCAAAAAGAACAAATGTAAAATTTTTATCAGTAACACTTGGTTTTTCTGCAGGTGTTATGATTTACGTTTCATTCGTAGAGATTTTTCCTACAGCACAAGAATCTCTTATTAGTTTTGCAGGAGAGAAAAATGGAACAATTTTTACTGTATTAGCTTTTTTCGGAGGGATGCTTTTAATAGCTTTAATCGATAAATTAATCCCAAGCTATGAAAATCCACACGAAGTAAAAAATATTGAAGATATTAATGATAAAACATTAGAAAAAAATAGAAGTTTGCATAGAATGGGTATTTTTTCAGCACTAGCTATTGCTATCCATAACTTTCCAGAAGGTTTAGCTACTTTTATGAGTGCAATTGATAATCCAACTTTAGGAGTATCTATTGCCATTGCAATAGCATTACATAACATCCCAGAGGGAATAGCTATTTCAGTTCCTATTTATTTTTCTACTGGGAATAAAAAAAAGGCTCTCATCTATTCCTTCTTATCAGGAATATCAGAACCTCTTGGAGCAGTCGTTGGCTATTTAATACTATTACCTTTTATGAATGATTTAATTTTTGGTATAATTTTTGCTGGAGTAGCTGGTATTATGGTTTTCATCTCATTAGATGAACTACTTCCCGCTGCTGAAAATTACGGCGAACACCATTTAGCCATATATGGATTAATTAGCGGAATGATTGTTATGGCAACTAGTTTATTAATATTTTAA
- a CDS encoding MalY/PatB family protein gives MKYNFDEVISRANTRCAKYDERIKKFGTDDLIPLWIADMDFKTAQPIIDALKNKAEEGIFGYVSRPDSYFEAGCDWQKRRNGWEIDKSLCSFSVGVVPAMTVMAEIWCKSGSSILIQPPVYGEFYEIVQNSGNHVLTNHLVEKDGKWSVDWEDFEAKIKKVSMFLFCNPHNPLGIVWKKEEIEKIVNLCAENDVLLISDEIHSDLIFHDKKFIPTATVSDLAKKTVVTCFSATKTFNLAGLQACTVVFPNNKLKNDFDKWWFSKDIHRNNSFSSVAMEVAYNEGEEWLNQLLPYISNNFDFVVEYCNENIPEIKTYAPDATYLMWLDCRALNLSNTELEKFMIEKAKLGLNSGTAFDKNLNGFMRLNVACPKSVLKQALDQLKKAVDEL, from the coding sequence ATGAAATATAATTTTGATGAAGTGATTTCTAGAGCAAATACTAGATGTGCAAAATATGATGAACGAATAAAAAAATTTGGAACAGATGATTTAATACCACTTTGGATAGCAGATATGGACTTTAAAACTGCTCAACCAATTATAGATGCTTTGAAAAATAAAGCCGAAGAGGGTATATTTGGTTATGTTTCAAGACCAGATAGTTATTTCGAAGCAGGGTGTGATTGGCAAAAGCGAAGAAATGGATGGGAGATTGATAAATCCTTATGTTCATTCTCTGTAGGAGTAGTTCCTGCCATGACAGTGATGGCTGAAATTTGGTGTAAAAGTGGAAGTAGTATTTTAATTCAACCACCAGTTTATGGAGAGTTTTATGAAATTGTTCAAAATTCAGGTAATCATGTATTAACAAATCATCTTGTAGAAAAAGATGGTAAGTGGTCTGTTGATTGGGAGGATTTTGAGGCTAAAATAAAAAAAGTATCAATGTTTTTATTTTGTAATCCACATAATCCACTAGGTATAGTATGGAAGAAAGAGGAGATTGAAAAAATTGTAAATCTTTGTGCAGAAAATGATGTCTTACTAATAAGCGATGAAATACATTCAGATTTGATTTTTCATGACAAAAAATTTATTCCAACAGCGACAGTTAGTGATTTAGCAAAAAAAACAGTAGTAACTTGTTTTTCAGCAACAAAGACATTTAATTTGGCAGGATTACAAGCTTGTACCGTTGTTTTTCCAAACAATAAATTAAAAAATGATTTTGATAAATGGTGGTTTTCAAAAGATATTCATCGTAATAATTCTTTTTCTTCTGTTGCTATGGAGGTAGCTTATAACGAAGGCGAGGAGTGGTTAAATCAGCTGTTACCATATATTAGTAACAATTTTGATTTTGTAGTTGAGTATTGTAATGAGAATATCCCAGAAATTAAAACTTATGCACCTGATGCAACATACTTAATGTGGTTAGATTGCAGAGCTTTAAATCTTAGTAATACAGAGTTAGAAAAATTTATGATTGAAAAAGCAAAACTTGGTTTAAATAGTGGAACAGCATTTGATAAAAACTTAAATGGATTTATGAGATTAAATGTTGCATGTCCAAAAAGTGTTTTAAAACAAGCATTGGATCAGTTAAAAAAAGCAGTTGACGAATTATAA
- a CDS encoding flavodoxin family protein has product MKILVLNGSPRLDGNTKTALNTIVAGINKNCTNSLVEIYDVTEHKLSGCINCDGCKSNHGNCVLPDESADVINKIYNADTIIFGSPVYWWGVSAQLKMVIDKMYSKSEQFQEQKKKIGLVTVGADELKGPQYRIISEQMECICEYLGWELVFSHPISAYEKTDVLNNSDELRKLGELWKKIS; this is encoded by the coding sequence ATGAAAATTTTAGTTTTAAATGGAAGTCCTAGATTAGATGGCAATACTAAAACAGCATTAAATACTATTGTTGCTGGAATTAATAAAAACTGCACAAATTCTTTGGTCGAAATTTATGATGTTACAGAACATAAGTTAAGTGGATGTATCAATTGTGATGGTTGTAAATCTAACCATGGTAATTGCGTTCTTCCTGATGAAAGTGCTGATGTAATTAATAAAATTTATAATGCTGATACTATTATATTTGGTTCTCCTGTTTATTGGTGGGGAGTATCAGCTCAACTTAAAATGGTTATTGATAAAATGTACTCAAAAAGTGAGCAATTCCAAGAACAAAAAAAGAAAATAGGATTAGTTACTGTTGGAGCGGACGAACTTAAAGGTCCTCAATATAGAATAATTTCTGAGCAAATGGAATGTATATGTGAATACCTTGGTTGGGAACTTGTATTTTCTCATCCTATATCAGCATATGAAAAAACTGATGTTTTAAACAATAGTGACGAATTAAGAAAGTTAGGTGAATTATGGAAAAAGATAAGCTAA
- a CDS encoding SDR family NAD(P)-dependent oxidoreductase translates to MEKDKLKKICIITGGAGGIGYHLSEGFNKKGYKVIVLDIKKEEELSEDIDFIKVDLRLETEIKYAFSKITEKYGAAHILINNGAISNFNKNIEDISIKEFDDVINVNLRGSFICCKEFIEVNKGQIYGRINKYSIYSLESK, encoded by the coding sequence ATGGAAAAAGATAAGCTAAAGAAGATTTGCATTATCACAGGAGGAGCTGGTGGTATCGGTTATCATCTTTCTGAAGGATTTAATAAAAAAGGGTATAAAGTAATTGTTTTAGATATAAAAAAAGAAGAAGAGCTCTCAGAAGACATTGACTTTATTAAAGTGGATTTAAGATTAGAAACTGAAATTAAATATGCTTTTTCTAAAATCACAGAAAAATATGGAGCAGCCCATATACTTATAAATAATGGAGCTATTTCAAATTTTAATAAAAACATTGAAGATATTTCGATTAAAGAGTTTGATGATGTTATAAATGTTAATCTTCGTGGAAGTTTTATTTGTTGTAAAGAATTTATAGAAGTGAACAAAGGACAAATCTATGGTCGAATTAATAAATATAGCATCTACTCGTTGGAATCAAAATGA
- a CDS encoding SDR family oxidoreductase — MVELINIASTRWNQNEANWEAYGASKGGLISMTNTLAISLSKTPITVNAISPGWIQVNNYGSLSETDHSQHPSGRVGIPRDILNACLFLADTENDFINAANLVIDGGMTKKMIYE, encoded by the coding sequence ATGGTCGAATTAATAAATATAGCATCTACTCGTTGGAATCAAAATGAAGCTAATTGGGAAGCTTACGGTGCTTCAAAAGGTGGATTAATTTCTATGACTAATACCCTTGCTATATCTCTTTCTAAAACGCCAATCACTGTAAATGCTATAAGTCCTGGATGGATACAAGTAAATAATTATGGAAGTTTATCAGAAACGGATCATTCTCAACATCCATCAGGAAGAGTAGGAATTCCTAGAGATATTCTTAATGCTTGTTTATTTTTAGCTGATACTGAAAATGATTTTATTAATGCTGCAAATTTAGTCATTGATGGTGGTATGACTAAAAAAATGATTTATGAATAA
- a CDS encoding HEAT repeat domain-containing protein yields METIIKDLKNELSYKTRLEALDKIKDCDLNEDEYFHIKTLVIKLALTDRVFAVKHAAFLLCQKNKLKKNNEPINLGKKNTGYSPNDVRKMFLKIKRQTGMETLDLDLFKEYFQTIAPQMYDVMSSEHMYFDNWIRGIFKYLSK; encoded by the coding sequence ATGGAAACAATTATAAAAGATTTAAAAAATGAGTTATCTTATAAAACTAGATTAGAAGCTTTAGATAAAATTAAAGACTGCGATTTAAATGAGGATGAATATTTTCATATAAAAACTCTTGTAATTAAATTAGCGTTAACTGATAGAGTTTTTGCTGTGAAGCATGCTGCTTTTTTACTTTGTCAAAAAAATAAACTTAAAAAAAATAACGAACCTATTAACTTAGGAAAAAAGAATACAGGATATTCACCTAATGATGTTAGAAAAATGTTTTTAAAAATTAAAAGACAAACAGGAATGGAAACTTTGGACTTAGATCTTTTTAAAGAATACTTCCAAACTATCGCTCCTCAAATGTATGATGTTATGTCTTCTGAACATATGTATTTTGATAACTGGATAAGAGGTATTTTTAAATACTTATCTAAATAA
- a CDS encoding cupin domain-containing protein, which produces MNAIRNMDYNKVINLKDLVPYGEKTINSMMIALKNSLNSAVFAFDKEEMLSEHSAPADALVYVLDGELEISINKIGHKVKKGEMILMPANIPHALKALEKSKMLLIIVKKHEDIGGFINLEYSKELLMKDIVTGFKGGVVSKRILNLENLTSLMFAISENEEIEHNKTEGELLVLNLDGELDITINNQKEILKEDQIIVIPYNVLYEIKAKTDSKFLLIEIN; this is translated from the coding sequence ATGAATGCAATAAGAAATATGGATTATAATAAAGTTATAAATTTAAAGGATTTAGTTCCTTATGGTGAAAAAACAATAAATAGTATGATGATTGCTTTAAAAAATTCTTTAAATTCAGCTGTTTTTGCTTTTGATAAAGAGGAGATGTTAAGTGAACATAGTGCTCCAGCAGATGCTTTAGTTTATGTTTTAGATGGAGAGTTAGAAATCTCTATAAATAAAATAGGTCACAAAGTAAAAAAAGGTGAGATGATATTAATGCCTGCAAATATTCCTCATGCTTTAAAAGCTTTAGAAAAATCTAAAATGTTACTGATAATAGTAAAAAAACATGAAGATATCGGTGGGTTTATAAATTTAGAGTATTCAAAAGAACTTTTAATGAAAGATATAGTGACTGGATTTAAAGGCGGAGTTGTTAGTAAAAGAATTTTAAATTTAGAGAATCTAACATCATTAATGTTTGCTATATCTGAAAATGAAGAGATTGAGCATAATAAAACTGAAGGTGAATTGCTTGTTTTAAATTTAGATGGAGAGTTAGATATCACTATTAATAATCAAAAAGAAATTTTAAAAGAAGATCAAATTATAGTGATTCCTTATAATGTTTTATATGAAATAAAAGCTAAGACAGATAGTAAATTTTTATTAATTGAAATTAATTAG
- a CDS encoding nitroreductase family protein, whose protein sequence is MFKVNIEKCISCGACIKDCPVKDIEFVEKKASIKNNACVKCGHCIAICPVKAISTDDYDMNEVIEYNKNDFDIKSDNFLNFIKYKRTIRNFKNQDIENEKILKIIEAGRFAPTSGNTQNVKYIVVKDKLQELRKMTLEILNDFGKEVLESSTNKLQIKYAKMWIEMYNDYISNPLGNDRLFYKAPILIIVTSEHSLNAGIASANMKLMTDTLGLGSVFSGFLVRACERDSSIKEFLGINGNQNIVSCMAIGYPNVKYFRTVPRKSPDIIWK, encoded by the coding sequence ATGTTTAAAGTGAATATTGAAAAATGTATAAGTTGTGGAGCATGTATAAAAGATTGTCCAGTAAAAGATATTGAATTTGTTGAAAAAAAAGCCTCGATAAAGAATAATGCTTGTGTAAAGTGTGGTCACTGTATTGCTATTTGCCCAGTAAAAGCTATTTCGACAGATGATTACGACATGAATGAAGTAATTGAATATAATAAAAATGATTTTGATATTAAATCAGATAATTTTTTAAATTTTATAAAATATAAAAGAACTATAAGAAATTTTAAAAATCAAGATATAGAAAATGAAAAGATTTTAAAAATAATAGAAGCTGGAAGATTTGCACCTACTTCTGGAAATACGCAAAATGTAAAATATATAGTAGTAAAAGATAAGCTTCAAGAGCTTAGAAAAATGACTTTAGAAATATTGAATGATTTTGGAAAAGAAGTTTTAGAAAGCTCAACAAATAAGTTACAAATAAAATATGCCAAAATGTGGATTGAAATGTATAACGATTATATTTCAAATCCTTTAGGAAATGATAGACTATTCTACAAAGCACCAATTTTAATAATAGTTACATCAGAGCATTCTCTAAATGCGGGGATAGCTTCAGCTAATATGAAACTTATGACTGATACACTTGGATTAGGATCAGTTTTTAGTGGGTTTCTTGTAAGAGCTTGTGAAAGAGATTCTAGTATAAAAGAGTTTTTGGGAATTAATGGAAATCAAAATATAGTTTCTTGTATGGCTATTGGTTATCCAAATGTAAAATATTTTAGAACTGTACCTAGGAAAAGTCCTGATATTATATGGAAATAA
- a CDS encoding helix-turn-helix domain-containing protein produces the protein MGLKSYDFEILDFLVRNNEVSIKELKKNMNLSISSIKVSILRINKVLKKNFNFEILISENKIKLPSEKKELLKIKVLNSDKIIDICKKERIHYILLKLIFNQKINLSQISNEFLLNRLTILSDVKEIKSILKEFDLELESIPWKGVVLKGNHKNILDFSIKFLMYFYIKKIDNYNLALFYYTFVNSKSIEYIRNLIDYDLELKIKKCSKKVFNRFSLKADIHLYYTFVATLIYYKIRGKFEYEPQILEIENLADNAIRSLKILKNEKLIDCIQINDDKDFLVLIEIILNIDEKYLKSKKINSNISIFFNYIEKNLKINLNEEDKSYLIYTINKGALKKFFNYSEYKIPEAIDSYIFFYIKNKIEKKVIELFPLLSNEDIFNILVYIKNICWEFIDSSCKTKDKSICIIDSSFNSIHGDILKTHLEKYYYIKQINIYNFVEDLDYDFINDNFDAVFYLNIHCENENNIKIPWFEIPFMEVLFLNFEKYGLFKK, from the coding sequence ATGGGGTTAAAAAGTTATGATTTTGAAATATTAGATTTTTTAGTTAGAAATAACGAAGTTTCAATAAAAGAATTAAAAAAAAATATGAATTTATCAATTTCAAGCATAAAAGTTTCAATATTAAGAATAAATAAAGTTCTTAAAAAGAATTTTAATTTTGAAATTTTGATAAGTGAAAATAAAATAAAGTTACCTTCTGAAAAAAAAGAACTTTTAAAAATAAAAGTTTTAAATTCAGATAAAATAATTGATATTTGTAAAAAAGAAAGAATTCACTATATACTATTAAAGTTAATTTTTAATCAAAAAATAAATTTATCTCAAATATCAAATGAATTTCTTTTAAATAGATTAACTATTTTATCAGATGTAAAAGAAATCAAAAGTATTCTTAAAGAGTTTGATTTAGAATTAGAAAGTATCCCTTGGAAAGGTGTTGTTTTAAAGGGAAATCATAAAAATATATTGGATTTTAGTATTAAATTTTTAATGTACTTTTATATAAAAAAAATAGATAATTATAATTTAGCACTGTTTTACTATACGTTTGTTAATTCTAAAAGCATAGAATATATAAGAAACTTAATAGACTATGATTTAGAATTGAAAATAAAAAAATGTTCAAAAAAAGTATTTAATAGATTTTCTCTAAAAGCTGATATTCATTTATATTATACTTTTGTTGCGACATTAATATATTATAAGATAAGAGGTAAATTTGAATATGAACCACAAATTTTAGAAATAGAAAATTTAGCTGATAATGCTATAAGAAGTTTAAAAATATTAAAAAATGAAAAATTAATAGATTGTATTCAAATAAATGATGATAAAGATTTTTTAGTTTTAATAGAAATTATATTAAATATAGATGAAAAATATTTAAAAAGTAAAAAAATAAATTCTAATATTAGTATATTTTTTAATTATATTGAAAAAAATCTAAAAATTAATTTAAATGAAGAAGATAAAAGTTATTTAATTTATACAATAAATAAAGGCGCTTTAAAAAAGTTTTTTAATTATTCTGAATATAAAATTCCAGAAGCCATTGATTCCTATATATTTTTTTATATAAAAAATAAAATTGAAAAAAAAGTGATAGAGTTATTTCCTCTATTATCAAACGAAGATATTTTTAATATATTAGTGTATATAAAAAACATTTGTTGGGAATTTATAGATAGTAGTTGTAAAACGAAGGATAAAAGTATTTGTATTATCGATTCATCTTTTAATAGTATCCATGGAGATATTTTAAAAACACATTTAGAAAAATATTATTATATAAAACAGATTAATATTTACAATTTTGTCGAAGATTTAGATTATGATTTTATAAATGATAATTTTGATGCAGTTTTTTATTTAAATATTCATTGTGAAAATGAAAACAACATAAAAATTCCATGGTTTGAAATTCCGTTTATGGAGGTATTATTTTTAAATTTTGAAAAATATGGGTTGTTCAAAAAATAG
- a CDS encoding thioredoxin domain-containing protein: MILFYKKNSKESEEVIEILKDFENVKYVDVEENKTLAEEYSVKVFPTLIVSTDDDVSEENVFVGLKEIESFLEVEEEDF; the protein is encoded by the coding sequence ATGATACTTTTTTATAAAAAAAATTCAAAAGAATCTGAAGAGGTTATTGAGATTTTAAAAGACTTTGAGAATGTTAAATATGTAGATGTTGAAGAGAATAAAACACTTGCAGAAGAGTATTCTGTTAAAGTATTTCCAACTTTAATTGTTTCAACAGATGATGATGTCAGTGAAGAAAATGTATTTGTTGGATTAAAGGAGATTGAAAGTTTTCTTGAAGTTGAAGAAGAAGATTTCTAA
- a CDS encoding DEAD/DEAH box helicase, with translation MERLGFQKIKTINYYNHRDDICSKIYYNEILDTIVILDFNITEIDNSGVFSYREYTNLQNQFMKKHKFLYRFCNENFNRENLCKILDKTLEIPLVPTKNVGRTGIDASYLEHHFESVFFELYGEDSYDLLSKEEQLIGFQGENIFVDYVVEKLDEKIVIEENGESYHHPQKTGLSKYIKQIERQNALVYQGYKVFRFSTNEIEFKDRMVEEMKIYLGNKEEFIAQRLLVQDRKYKLYEHQNLTLNQLQEMRKDGIKSTVIVLPTGTGKSTIAEEDIKLFLQEKPEARVLILVPTIALKNQWIKNLTITFSEKLVGDSIDNQIYVSTYSGIINRKNEFKPDDFRYIVVDEAHHSVAPGMAKILKYFNADFLLGMTATPERLDKKKLESIFSTTEVNLTLKEAIENGICSSIRIFRLESNIDLSEVRFNGKDYISGDLEKKIVVASRNELIADTIDKYFGKDVDGLSTKQGIVFCVNVAHASMMAKLLNERGINAAAVSGKDRDSQKNIKKYLNGEIRFLTSCQLISEGWDAPKTSVIVMARPTMSKVIYYQQLGRGTRRTENKEALYLIDVVDNYSFSSVPWTANSLFKNPLYSPFGDVLTGVRSWNGEMIYLEHLLEKEMDLQEVDIETFESIYGDYISSEELARELFLSTDTITAWIKKGEIVPDYSTKLGRISYYKFKPERVEEIRVLKNLKKRDETTILDDFWEFIEEGSYSLSYKIIFILALIKNLEKDGEADFEKVKADYISYYRKRLEDGLPVDKKSCPYTAEYLNSDKEMTRNIIVNPFEKFERKRFIYYGKDLKNIGFSFYLWQKVDSDFIKKLKNKMLKDLENYYKDLGGAGDTSIFKYKNLL, from the coding sequence ATGGAGAGATTAGGGTTTCAAAAAATAAAGACTATAAACTATTATAATCATAGAGATGATATATGCTCTAAGATTTATTATAATGAAATATTAGATACTATTGTAATTTTAGATTTTAATATAACTGAGATTGATAACAGTGGTGTTTTTTCATATAGAGAGTACACAAACCTTCAGAATCAATTTATGAAAAAGCATAAATTTTTATATAGATTTTGTAATGAAAATTTTAATAGAGAAAACCTATGCAAGATTTTAGATAAAACTTTAGAGATTCCATTAGTTCCAACTAAAAATGTTGGCCGTACTGGAATAGATGCATCTTATCTTGAGCATCACTTTGAATCTGTTTTCTTTGAGCTTTATGGAGAGGATAGTTATGATCTTCTTTCAAAAGAGGAGCAGCTTATTGGATTCCAAGGTGAAAATATTTTTGTTGATTATGTTGTAGAAAAATTAGATGAAAAGATTGTAATAGAGGAAAATGGCGAAAGCTATCACCATCCACAAAAAACTGGCTTATCTAAATATATAAAGCAGATTGAAAGACAAAATGCATTGGTTTACCAAGGATACAAAGTTTTTAGATTTTCAACTAATGAGATTGAGTTTAAAGATAGAATGGTTGAAGAGATGAAAATCTACTTGGGAAATAAAGAGGAGTTTATTGCTCAAAGACTATTAGTTCAAGATAGAAAATATAAGCTTTATGAACACCAAAACTTAACTCTTAATCAACTTCAGGAAATGAGAAAAGATGGAATCAAATCAACTGTTATAGTTCTTCCAACTGGAACTGGAAAATCAACTATAGCTGAAGAGGATATAAAACTATTTCTCCAGGAGAAACCAGAGGCTAGAGTTTTAATATTAGTTCCAACTATAGCTTTAAAAAATCAGTGGATAAAAAATTTAACTATAACTTTCTCTGAAAAATTAGTTGGTGACTCTATAGATAATCAAATTTATGTTTCAACATATTCTGGAATTATAAATAGAAAAAACGAATTTAAACCTGATGATTTCAGATATATAGTTGTAGATGAAGCTCATCATAGTGTTGCTCCAGGTATGGCTAAAATATTAAAATATTTTAATGCGGATTTTTTACTAGGAATGACTGCAACTCCAGAGCGTCTTGATAAGAAAAAATTAGAATCAATTTTCTCTACAACAGAGGTTAATCTAACTTTAAAAGAAGCTATAGAAAATGGAATTTGTTCTTCTATTAGAATCTTTAGATTAGAAAGTAATATAGATCTATCTGAAGTTAGATTTAATGGAAAAGATTATATCTCAGGAGATTTAGAAAAGAAGATTGTTGTTGCTTCTAGAAATGAACTTATAGCTGATACAATTGATAAATACTTTGGAAAAGATGTAGATGGCCTTTCTACAAAACAGGGAATAGTATTTTGTGTTAATGTAGCTCATGCATCTATGATGGCAAAACTACTTAATGAAAGAGGTATAAATGCTGCTGCAGTTTCTGGAAAAGATAGAGATTCACAAAAAAATATTAAGAAGTATTTAAATGGAGAGATTAGATTTCTTACTTCATGTCAACTTATATCAGAGGGATGGGATGCACCAAAAACTTCTGTGATAGTTATGGCTAGGCCTACAATGTCAAAAGTAATCTATTATCAACAACTGGGAAGAGGAACACGAAGAACTGAGAATAAGGAAGCACTATATCTTATAGATGTAGTTGATAACTACTCTTTTTCATCGGTACCTTGGACCGCTAACTCACTTTTTAAAAATCCGTTGTACTCACCTTTTGGAGATGTTTTAACGGGAGTTAGATCTTGGAATGGAGAGATGATTTACCTGGAACATCTTTTGGAAAAAGAGATGGATTTACAAGAGGTTGATATAGAAACTTTTGAAAGTATCTATGGAGATTATATAAGTTCTGAAGAACTTGCTAGAGAGTTATTCCTTTCTACAGATACTATAACTGCTTGGATAAAAAAAGGAGAAATAGTTCCTGATTATTCAACTAAATTAGGAAGAATTAGTTATTATAAATTTAAACCTGAAAGAGTTGAAGAGATAAGAGTTTTAAAAAATCTGAAAAAAAGAGATGAAACTACTATTTTAGATGATTTCTGGGAGTTTATAGAGGAGGGAAGTTATAGCCTTTCGTATAAAATAATATTTATATTAGCTTTAATTAAAAATCTTGAAAAAGATGGAGAAGCTGATTTTGAAAAGGTTAAAGCTGATTATATAAGTTACTACAGAAAGCGTTTAGAGGATGGACTACCAGTGGATAAAAAGTCATGTCCATATACGGCTGAGTATTTAAATAGTGACAAAGAGATGACAAGAAATATCATAGTTAATCCTTTTGAGAAGTTTGAAAGAAAAAGATTTATCTATTATGGAAAAGATCTTAAAAATATTGGATTTAGCTTTTACTTATGGCAAAAGGTAGATTCTGATTTTATAAAAAAATTAAAGAATAAGATGCTAAAAGATTTAGAGAACTACTATAAAGACCTAGGTGGAGCAGGAGATACATCAATTTTTAAATACAAAAATCTACTCTAA
- a CDS encoding winged helix-turn-helix transcriptional regulator — protein MRYDELKNLVYKISHKILSNNLKELINDGIFFNKIWLE, from the coding sequence ATTAGATATGATGAATTAAAAAATTTAGTTTATAAAATATCTCATAAAATATTAAGTAATAATTTAAAAGAATTAATTAATGATGGAATATTCTTTAATAAAATTTGGTTAGAGTAG
- the nfsB gene encoding oxygen-insensitive NAD(P)H nitroreductase: protein MDLTNILKKRYSTKKFDPTKKISSDNLEKIKDLLQLSPSSTNLQPWHFILATTECGKKRIAKSAEGFYKFNEDKILEASAVVVFATKVDITDDFIRHANAQEDKDGRFVQEQFKKDNYNGRKKFANIHKYDYKDTFHWAEKQTYLNLGVFLLGLGVLDIDAVAMEGVNMKILDEEFNLREKGFTASFVVALGYHASDDFNAALPKSRLSKDEIIEEI, encoded by the coding sequence ATGGATTTAACTAATATTTTAAAAAAAAGATACTCTACTAAAAAATTTGATCCAACTAAAAAAATATCATCTGACAATTTAGAGAAAATTAAAGATTTATTACAGCTTTCTCCTTCGTCAACTAATCTGCAACCTTGGCACTTTATTTTAGCAACAACAGAGTGTGGAAAAAAAAGAATAGCAAAATCTGCTGAAGGATTTTATAAGTTTAACGAAGATAAAATTTTGGAGGCCTCTGCAGTTGTTGTTTTCGCCACAAAGGTTGATATAACAGATGACTTTATTAGACATGCTAATGCTCAAGAGGATAAAGATGGAAGGTTTGTACAAGAACAATTTAAAAAGGATAATTATAATGGAAGAAAAAAATTTGCAAATATTCATAAATATGACTATAAAGATACTTTCCACTGGGCTGAAAAACAAACTTATTTAAATCTAGGAGTTTTTTTATTAGGATTAGGAGTTCTAGACATTGATGCAGTTGCTATGGAGGGTGTTAATATGAAAATTTTAGATGAAGAATTTAATCTTAGAGAGAAAGGATTTACAGCTTCTTTTGTTGTAGCTTTAGGATATCATGCAAGTGATGATTTTAATGCTGCTCTTCCAAAATCAAGACTTTCTAAAGATGAAATAATTGAAGAAATTTAA